A genome region from Camelina sativa cultivar DH55 chromosome 10, Cs, whole genome shotgun sequence includes the following:
- the LOC104716883 gene encoding nuclear poly(A) polymerase 4 isoform X2, translated as MMVGTQSLGGSLPPLNSPKSYGITKPLSLAGPSSTDIKRNVELEKYLVDEGLYESEEDTMRREEVLARIDQIVKHWVKQLTQQRGYTDQMVEDANAVIFTFGSYRLGVHGPGADIDTLCVGPSYVNREEDFFIILHDILAEMEEVTELHPVPDAHVPVMKFKFQGIPIDLLYASISLLVVPQDLDISSSTVLCDVDEPTVRSLNGCRVADQILKLVPNFEHFRTTLRCLKYWAKKRGVYSNVTGFLGGVNWALLVARVCQLYPNAIPSMLVSRFFRVYTQWRWPNPVMLCAIEEDELGFPVWDPRKNHRDRYHLMPIITPAYPCMNSSYNVSQSTLRVMTEQFQFGNSILQEIELNKQHWSSLFEQYMFFEAYKNYLQVDIVAAEAEDLLAWKGWVESRFRQLTLKIERDTNGMLMCHPQPNEYVDTARQFLHCAFFMGLQRAEGVGGQECQQFDIRGTVDEFRQEVNMYVFWKPGMDVFVSHVRRRQLPPFVFPNGYRRPRQSRHQNQQGGKSGEDGTVSHTGSVVERNAKRKNDNEMMDTRPEKPEKRASLSPQSLDIVSPESSAITTGCTPPICNLRRPPGEEIEAENLNTESTELTNFARNECISGSGQVLELHSAALVQECSDPAEPLGKCVTPDSSDMVALGSVQEENLDSELKSVSISGTNSQLLPSLLDRKRGVADEVERESKIFSGTSTTGQIADSVQQSRSCGQNHDYEGFGFPAANSDPFVGKDSLYPQSGMSEDLQVLHCKATPSNSLVSGMEKPEDRARSESLQKSQIRLLT; from the exons ATGATGGTGGGTACTCAAAGTTTAGGTGGTTCGTTGCCGCCTCTTAATTCTCCTAAAAGCTATGGAATTACGAAACCGCTCTCGCTTGCTGGGCCTTCCTCTACGGATATCAAGCGTAATGTCGAGCTGGAGAAG TACTTGGTTGACGAGGGACTCTATGAGAGCGAGGAGGATACCATGCGTAGAGAGGAAGTTCTGGCGCGCATTGATCAG ATTGTAAAGCACTGGGTGAAACAGTTAACGCAGCAAAGAGGATATACAGACCAGATGGTAGAGGATGCAAATGCTGTTATTTTCACCTTTGGATCCTACCGGCTTGGC GTACATGGGCCCGGGGCTGACATTGATACTCTGTGCGTTGGGCCATCTTATGTTAATCGGGAG GAGgatttcttcatcatcttgCATGACATATTGGCTGAGATGGAAGAAGTGACTGAGCTTCATCCTGTTCCTGACGCCCACGTTCCAGTCATGAAATTTAAGTTTCAAGGAATACCGATTGATCTACTCTATGCTAGCATATCACTTTTAGTTGTGCCACAG GATCTGGATATCTCCAGCTCGACTGTGCTGTGTGATGTTGATGAGCCAACCGTTCGAAGTCTTAATGGTTGTAGAGTTGCTGATCAGATTCTTAAACTCGTTCCAAATTTTGAG CACTTCCGGACAACATTAAGATGCCTGAAGTACTGGGCTAAAAAGCGTGGCGTATATTCAAAT GTGACTGGATTTCTTGGCGGTGTAAACTGGGCACTTTTGGTTGCTCGTGTGTGCCAGCTCTATCCAAATGCAATTCCTAGTATGCTAGTTTCTCGTTTTTTCAGAGTATATACTCAATGGCGGTGGCCGAACCCAGTCATGCTTTGTGCAATAGAAGAGGATGAGCTTGGATTTCCTGTCTGGGACCCTCGAAAAAATCATCGAGACCGCTATCACCTTATGCCAATAATAACTCCAGCTTACCCATGCATGAATTCTAGTTACAATGTCTCTCAGAGCACTCTTCGCGTTATGACAGAGCAGTTCCAGTTTGGTAACTCAATCTTGCAg GAGATCGAATTAAATAAACAGCATTGGAGCTCTCTATTTGAACAATATATGTTTTTCGAGGCATATAAAAACTACCTTCAGGTTGATATAGTGGCTGCAGAGGCAGAAGATTTGTTGGCTTGGAAGGGTTGGGTGGAATCGCGGTTCAGACAGCTGACCTTAAAG ATAGAAAGAGACACTAATGGGATGTTAATGTGTCATCCCCAACCAAATGAGTATGTAGACACGGCTAGGCAGTTTCTGCATTGTGCCTTTTTCATGGGTTTGCAGAGGGCAGAGGGAGTTGGTGGTCAAGAATGTCAACAGTTTGATATACGTGGTACGGTCGATGAGTTCAGACAAGAAGTAAACATGTATGTGTTCTGGAAACCTGGGATGGATGTGTTCGTTTCTCATGTTCGTAGACGACAGCTTCCaccttttgttttcccaaaTGGATATCGAAGGCCTCGGCAGTCCAGGCACCAAAATCAACAGGGTGGAAAATCTGGTGAAGATGGCACCGTTTCTCATACCGGCTCTGTGGTAGAGAGGAATGCTAAGAGAAAGAATGATAATGAAATGATGGATACGAGGCCAGAGAAACCTGAGAAGCGTGCATCGCTTAGTCCACAGAGTCTAGACATAGTCTCACCTGAAAGTAGTGCTATCACTACTGGTTGTACTCCTCCTATTTGCAACCTTAGAAGGCCCCCTGGTGAGGAAATAGAGGCTGAAAATTTGAACACTGAGAGTACTGAACTAACTAACTTTGCCCGAAATGAGTGCATCTCTGGCAGCGGGCAAGTTTTGGAACTACATAGTGCGGCTCTAGTTCAAGAATGCTCTGATCCAGCTGAGCCTTTGGGAAAGTGCGTGACACCTGACTCTAGTGATATGGTAGCACTTGGAAGCGTACAGGAAGAAAATTTAGATAGTGAGTTGAAGTCTGTATCAATCAGTGGTACCAACTCTCAACTTCTTCCAAGTCTTCTTGATAGGAAGAGAGGTGTAGCCGATGAAGTTGAGAGAGAATCAAAGATATTTAGTGGGACGAGTACAACTGGACAAATTGCTGATAGTGTTCAGCAGAGCAGATCCTGCGGGCAGAACCATGATTATGAg GGTTTCGGGTTTCCTGCTGCGAATTCAGATCCTTTTGTTGGAAAGGATAGTCTGTACCCTCAAAGTGGCATGTCAGAAGACCTTCAG GTCCTGCACTGCAAAGCAACTCCG TCAAACTCTTTGGTCAGCGGGATGGAGAAGCCAGAAGACAGAGCTAGGTCAGAATCTCTGCAGAAGTCACAGATAAG GCTATTGACGTGA
- the LOC104716883 gene encoding nuclear poly(A) polymerase 4 isoform X4, producing the protein MMVGTQSLGGSLPPLNSPKSYGITKPLSLAGPSSTDIKRNVELEKYLVDEGLYESEEDTMRREEVLARIDQIVKHWVKQLTQQRGYTDQMVEDANAVIFTFGSYRLGVHGPGADIDTLCVGPSYVNREEDFFIILHDILAEMEEVTELHPVPDAHVPVMKFKFQGIPIDLLYASISLLVVPQDLDISSSTVLCDVDEPTVRSLNGCRVADQILKLVPNFEHFRTTLRCLKYWAKKRGVYSNVTGFLGGVNWALLVARVCQLYPNAIPSMLVSRFFRVYTQWRWPNPVMLCAIEEDELGFPVWDPRKNHRDRYHLMPIITPAYPCMNSSYNVSQSTLRVMTEQFQFGNSILQEIELNKQHWSSLFEQYMFFEAYKNYLQVDIVAAEAEDLLAWKGWVESRFRQLTLKIERDTNGMLMCHPQPNEYVDTARQFLHCAFFMGLQRAEGVGGQECQQFDIRGTVDEFRQEVNMYVFWKPGMDVFVSHVRRRQLPPFVFPNGYRRPRQSRHQNQQGGKSGEDGTVSHTGSVVERNAKRKNDNEMMDTRPEKPEKRASLSPQSLDIVSPESSAITTGCTPPICNLRRPPGEEIEAENLNTESTELTNFARNECISGSGQVLELHSAALVQECSDPAEPLGKCVTPDSSDMVALGSVQEENLDSELKSVSISGTNSQLLPSLLDRKRGVADEVERESKIFSGTSTTGQIADSVQQSRSCGQNHDYEGFGFPAANSDPFVGKDSLYPQSGMSEDLQSNSLVSGMEKPEDRARSESLQKSQIRLSLKSTV; encoded by the exons ATGATGGTGGGTACTCAAAGTTTAGGTGGTTCGTTGCCGCCTCTTAATTCTCCTAAAAGCTATGGAATTACGAAACCGCTCTCGCTTGCTGGGCCTTCCTCTACGGATATCAAGCGTAATGTCGAGCTGGAGAAG TACTTGGTTGACGAGGGACTCTATGAGAGCGAGGAGGATACCATGCGTAGAGAGGAAGTTCTGGCGCGCATTGATCAG ATTGTAAAGCACTGGGTGAAACAGTTAACGCAGCAAAGAGGATATACAGACCAGATGGTAGAGGATGCAAATGCTGTTATTTTCACCTTTGGATCCTACCGGCTTGGC GTACATGGGCCCGGGGCTGACATTGATACTCTGTGCGTTGGGCCATCTTATGTTAATCGGGAG GAGgatttcttcatcatcttgCATGACATATTGGCTGAGATGGAAGAAGTGACTGAGCTTCATCCTGTTCCTGACGCCCACGTTCCAGTCATGAAATTTAAGTTTCAAGGAATACCGATTGATCTACTCTATGCTAGCATATCACTTTTAGTTGTGCCACAG GATCTGGATATCTCCAGCTCGACTGTGCTGTGTGATGTTGATGAGCCAACCGTTCGAAGTCTTAATGGTTGTAGAGTTGCTGATCAGATTCTTAAACTCGTTCCAAATTTTGAG CACTTCCGGACAACATTAAGATGCCTGAAGTACTGGGCTAAAAAGCGTGGCGTATATTCAAAT GTGACTGGATTTCTTGGCGGTGTAAACTGGGCACTTTTGGTTGCTCGTGTGTGCCAGCTCTATCCAAATGCAATTCCTAGTATGCTAGTTTCTCGTTTTTTCAGAGTATATACTCAATGGCGGTGGCCGAACCCAGTCATGCTTTGTGCAATAGAAGAGGATGAGCTTGGATTTCCTGTCTGGGACCCTCGAAAAAATCATCGAGACCGCTATCACCTTATGCCAATAATAACTCCAGCTTACCCATGCATGAATTCTAGTTACAATGTCTCTCAGAGCACTCTTCGCGTTATGACAGAGCAGTTCCAGTTTGGTAACTCAATCTTGCAg GAGATCGAATTAAATAAACAGCATTGGAGCTCTCTATTTGAACAATATATGTTTTTCGAGGCATATAAAAACTACCTTCAGGTTGATATAGTGGCTGCAGAGGCAGAAGATTTGTTGGCTTGGAAGGGTTGGGTGGAATCGCGGTTCAGACAGCTGACCTTAAAG ATAGAAAGAGACACTAATGGGATGTTAATGTGTCATCCCCAACCAAATGAGTATGTAGACACGGCTAGGCAGTTTCTGCATTGTGCCTTTTTCATGGGTTTGCAGAGGGCAGAGGGAGTTGGTGGTCAAGAATGTCAACAGTTTGATATACGTGGTACGGTCGATGAGTTCAGACAAGAAGTAAACATGTATGTGTTCTGGAAACCTGGGATGGATGTGTTCGTTTCTCATGTTCGTAGACGACAGCTTCCaccttttgttttcccaaaTGGATATCGAAGGCCTCGGCAGTCCAGGCACCAAAATCAACAGGGTGGAAAATCTGGTGAAGATGGCACCGTTTCTCATACCGGCTCTGTGGTAGAGAGGAATGCTAAGAGAAAGAATGATAATGAAATGATGGATACGAGGCCAGAGAAACCTGAGAAGCGTGCATCGCTTAGTCCACAGAGTCTAGACATAGTCTCACCTGAAAGTAGTGCTATCACTACTGGTTGTACTCCTCCTATTTGCAACCTTAGAAGGCCCCCTGGTGAGGAAATAGAGGCTGAAAATTTGAACACTGAGAGTACTGAACTAACTAACTTTGCCCGAAATGAGTGCATCTCTGGCAGCGGGCAAGTTTTGGAACTACATAGTGCGGCTCTAGTTCAAGAATGCTCTGATCCAGCTGAGCCTTTGGGAAAGTGCGTGACACCTGACTCTAGTGATATGGTAGCACTTGGAAGCGTACAGGAAGAAAATTTAGATAGTGAGTTGAAGTCTGTATCAATCAGTGGTACCAACTCTCAACTTCTTCCAAGTCTTCTTGATAGGAAGAGAGGTGTAGCCGATGAAGTTGAGAGAGAATCAAAGATATTTAGTGGGACGAGTACAACTGGACAAATTGCTGATAGTGTTCAGCAGAGCAGATCCTGCGGGCAGAACCATGATTATGAg GGTTTCGGGTTTCCTGCTGCGAATTCAGATCCTTTTGTTGGAAAGGATAGTCTGTACCCTCAAAGTGGCATGTCAGAAGACCTTCAG TCAAACTCTTTGGTCAGCGGGATGGAGAAGCCAGAAGACAGAGCTAGGTCAGAATCTCTGCAGAAGTCACAGATAAG GTTAAGCTTAAAGTCCACTGTGTGA
- the LOC104716883 gene encoding nuclear poly(A) polymerase 4 isoform X5 — protein MMVGTQSLGGSLPPLNSPKSYGITKPLSLAGPSSTDIKRNVELEKYLVDEGLYESEEDTMRREEVLARIDQIVKHWVKQLTQQRGYTDQMVEDANAVIFTFGSYRLGVHGPGADIDTLCVGPSYVNREEDFFIILHDILAEMEEVTELHPVPDAHVPVMKFKFQGIPIDLLYASISLLVVPQDLDISSSTVLCDVDEPTVRSLNGCRVADQILKLVPNFEHFRTTLRCLKYWAKKRGVYSNVTGFLGGVNWALLVARVCQLYPNAIPSMLVSRFFRVYTQWRWPNPVMLCAIEEDELGFPVWDPRKNHRDRYHLMPIITPAYPCMNSSYNVSQSTLRVMTEQFQFGNSILQEIELNKQHWSSLFEQYMFFEAYKNYLQVDIVAAEAEDLLAWKGWVESRFRQLTLKIERDTNGMLMCHPQPNEYVDTARQFLHCAFFMGLQRAEGVGGQECQQFDIRGTVDEFRQEVNMYVFWKPGMDVFVSHVRRRQLPPFVFPNGYRRPRQSRHQNQQGGKSGEDGTVSHTGSVVERNAKRKNDNEMMDTRPEKPEKRASLSPQSLDIVSPESSAITTGCTPPICNLRRPPGEEIEAENLNTESTELTNFARNECISGSGQVLELHSAALVQECSDPAEPLGKCVTPDSSDMVALGSVQEENLDSELKSVSISGTNSQLLPSLLDRKRGVADEVERESKIFSGTSTTGQIADSVQQSRSCGQNHDYEGFGFPAANSDPFVGKDSLYPQSGMSEDLQSNSLVSGMEKPEDRARSESLQKSQIRLLT, from the exons ATGATGGTGGGTACTCAAAGTTTAGGTGGTTCGTTGCCGCCTCTTAATTCTCCTAAAAGCTATGGAATTACGAAACCGCTCTCGCTTGCTGGGCCTTCCTCTACGGATATCAAGCGTAATGTCGAGCTGGAGAAG TACTTGGTTGACGAGGGACTCTATGAGAGCGAGGAGGATACCATGCGTAGAGAGGAAGTTCTGGCGCGCATTGATCAG ATTGTAAAGCACTGGGTGAAACAGTTAACGCAGCAAAGAGGATATACAGACCAGATGGTAGAGGATGCAAATGCTGTTATTTTCACCTTTGGATCCTACCGGCTTGGC GTACATGGGCCCGGGGCTGACATTGATACTCTGTGCGTTGGGCCATCTTATGTTAATCGGGAG GAGgatttcttcatcatcttgCATGACATATTGGCTGAGATGGAAGAAGTGACTGAGCTTCATCCTGTTCCTGACGCCCACGTTCCAGTCATGAAATTTAAGTTTCAAGGAATACCGATTGATCTACTCTATGCTAGCATATCACTTTTAGTTGTGCCACAG GATCTGGATATCTCCAGCTCGACTGTGCTGTGTGATGTTGATGAGCCAACCGTTCGAAGTCTTAATGGTTGTAGAGTTGCTGATCAGATTCTTAAACTCGTTCCAAATTTTGAG CACTTCCGGACAACATTAAGATGCCTGAAGTACTGGGCTAAAAAGCGTGGCGTATATTCAAAT GTGACTGGATTTCTTGGCGGTGTAAACTGGGCACTTTTGGTTGCTCGTGTGTGCCAGCTCTATCCAAATGCAATTCCTAGTATGCTAGTTTCTCGTTTTTTCAGAGTATATACTCAATGGCGGTGGCCGAACCCAGTCATGCTTTGTGCAATAGAAGAGGATGAGCTTGGATTTCCTGTCTGGGACCCTCGAAAAAATCATCGAGACCGCTATCACCTTATGCCAATAATAACTCCAGCTTACCCATGCATGAATTCTAGTTACAATGTCTCTCAGAGCACTCTTCGCGTTATGACAGAGCAGTTCCAGTTTGGTAACTCAATCTTGCAg GAGATCGAATTAAATAAACAGCATTGGAGCTCTCTATTTGAACAATATATGTTTTTCGAGGCATATAAAAACTACCTTCAGGTTGATATAGTGGCTGCAGAGGCAGAAGATTTGTTGGCTTGGAAGGGTTGGGTGGAATCGCGGTTCAGACAGCTGACCTTAAAG ATAGAAAGAGACACTAATGGGATGTTAATGTGTCATCCCCAACCAAATGAGTATGTAGACACGGCTAGGCAGTTTCTGCATTGTGCCTTTTTCATGGGTTTGCAGAGGGCAGAGGGAGTTGGTGGTCAAGAATGTCAACAGTTTGATATACGTGGTACGGTCGATGAGTTCAGACAAGAAGTAAACATGTATGTGTTCTGGAAACCTGGGATGGATGTGTTCGTTTCTCATGTTCGTAGACGACAGCTTCCaccttttgttttcccaaaTGGATATCGAAGGCCTCGGCAGTCCAGGCACCAAAATCAACAGGGTGGAAAATCTGGTGAAGATGGCACCGTTTCTCATACCGGCTCTGTGGTAGAGAGGAATGCTAAGAGAAAGAATGATAATGAAATGATGGATACGAGGCCAGAGAAACCTGAGAAGCGTGCATCGCTTAGTCCACAGAGTCTAGACATAGTCTCACCTGAAAGTAGTGCTATCACTACTGGTTGTACTCCTCCTATTTGCAACCTTAGAAGGCCCCCTGGTGAGGAAATAGAGGCTGAAAATTTGAACACTGAGAGTACTGAACTAACTAACTTTGCCCGAAATGAGTGCATCTCTGGCAGCGGGCAAGTTTTGGAACTACATAGTGCGGCTCTAGTTCAAGAATGCTCTGATCCAGCTGAGCCTTTGGGAAAGTGCGTGACACCTGACTCTAGTGATATGGTAGCACTTGGAAGCGTACAGGAAGAAAATTTAGATAGTGAGTTGAAGTCTGTATCAATCAGTGGTACCAACTCTCAACTTCTTCCAAGTCTTCTTGATAGGAAGAGAGGTGTAGCCGATGAAGTTGAGAGAGAATCAAAGATATTTAGTGGGACGAGTACAACTGGACAAATTGCTGATAGTGTTCAGCAGAGCAGATCCTGCGGGCAGAACCATGATTATGAg GGTTTCGGGTTTCCTGCTGCGAATTCAGATCCTTTTGTTGGAAAGGATAGTCTGTACCCTCAAAGTGGCATGTCAGAAGACCTTCAG TCAAACTCTTTGGTCAGCGGGATGGAGAAGCCAGAAGACAGAGCTAGGTCAGAATCTCTGCAGAAGTCACAGATAAG GCTATTGACGTGA
- the LOC104716883 gene encoding nuclear poly(A) polymerase 4 isoform X1 codes for MMVGTQSLGGSLPPLNSPKSYGITKPLSLAGPSSTDIKRNVELEKYLVDEGLYESEEDTMRREEVLARIDQIVKHWVKQLTQQRGYTDQMVEDANAVIFTFGSYRLGVHGPGADIDTLCVGPSYVNREEDFFIILHDILAEMEEVTELHPVPDAHVPVMKFKFQGIPIDLLYASISLLVVPQDLDISSSTVLCDVDEPTVRSLNGCRVADQILKLVPNFEHFRTTLRCLKYWAKKRGVYSNVTGFLGGVNWALLVARVCQLYPNAIPSMLVSRFFRVYTQWRWPNPVMLCAIEEDELGFPVWDPRKNHRDRYHLMPIITPAYPCMNSSYNVSQSTLRVMTEQFQFGNSILQEIELNKQHWSSLFEQYMFFEAYKNYLQVDIVAAEAEDLLAWKGWVESRFRQLTLKIERDTNGMLMCHPQPNEYVDTARQFLHCAFFMGLQRAEGVGGQECQQFDIRGTVDEFRQEVNMYVFWKPGMDVFVSHVRRRQLPPFVFPNGYRRPRQSRHQNQQGGKSGEDGTVSHTGSVVERNAKRKNDNEMMDTRPEKPEKRASLSPQSLDIVSPESSAITTGCTPPICNLRRPPGEEIEAENLNTESTELTNFARNECISGSGQVLELHSAALVQECSDPAEPLGKCVTPDSSDMVALGSVQEENLDSELKSVSISGTNSQLLPSLLDRKRGVADEVERESKIFSGTSTTGQIADSVQQSRSCGQNHDYEGFGFPAANSDPFVGKDSLYPQSGMSEDLQVLHCKATPSNSLVSGMEKPEDRARSESLQKSQIRLSLKSTV; via the exons ATGATGGTGGGTACTCAAAGTTTAGGTGGTTCGTTGCCGCCTCTTAATTCTCCTAAAAGCTATGGAATTACGAAACCGCTCTCGCTTGCTGGGCCTTCCTCTACGGATATCAAGCGTAATGTCGAGCTGGAGAAG TACTTGGTTGACGAGGGACTCTATGAGAGCGAGGAGGATACCATGCGTAGAGAGGAAGTTCTGGCGCGCATTGATCAG ATTGTAAAGCACTGGGTGAAACAGTTAACGCAGCAAAGAGGATATACAGACCAGATGGTAGAGGATGCAAATGCTGTTATTTTCACCTTTGGATCCTACCGGCTTGGC GTACATGGGCCCGGGGCTGACATTGATACTCTGTGCGTTGGGCCATCTTATGTTAATCGGGAG GAGgatttcttcatcatcttgCATGACATATTGGCTGAGATGGAAGAAGTGACTGAGCTTCATCCTGTTCCTGACGCCCACGTTCCAGTCATGAAATTTAAGTTTCAAGGAATACCGATTGATCTACTCTATGCTAGCATATCACTTTTAGTTGTGCCACAG GATCTGGATATCTCCAGCTCGACTGTGCTGTGTGATGTTGATGAGCCAACCGTTCGAAGTCTTAATGGTTGTAGAGTTGCTGATCAGATTCTTAAACTCGTTCCAAATTTTGAG CACTTCCGGACAACATTAAGATGCCTGAAGTACTGGGCTAAAAAGCGTGGCGTATATTCAAAT GTGACTGGATTTCTTGGCGGTGTAAACTGGGCACTTTTGGTTGCTCGTGTGTGCCAGCTCTATCCAAATGCAATTCCTAGTATGCTAGTTTCTCGTTTTTTCAGAGTATATACTCAATGGCGGTGGCCGAACCCAGTCATGCTTTGTGCAATAGAAGAGGATGAGCTTGGATTTCCTGTCTGGGACCCTCGAAAAAATCATCGAGACCGCTATCACCTTATGCCAATAATAACTCCAGCTTACCCATGCATGAATTCTAGTTACAATGTCTCTCAGAGCACTCTTCGCGTTATGACAGAGCAGTTCCAGTTTGGTAACTCAATCTTGCAg GAGATCGAATTAAATAAACAGCATTGGAGCTCTCTATTTGAACAATATATGTTTTTCGAGGCATATAAAAACTACCTTCAGGTTGATATAGTGGCTGCAGAGGCAGAAGATTTGTTGGCTTGGAAGGGTTGGGTGGAATCGCGGTTCAGACAGCTGACCTTAAAG ATAGAAAGAGACACTAATGGGATGTTAATGTGTCATCCCCAACCAAATGAGTATGTAGACACGGCTAGGCAGTTTCTGCATTGTGCCTTTTTCATGGGTTTGCAGAGGGCAGAGGGAGTTGGTGGTCAAGAATGTCAACAGTTTGATATACGTGGTACGGTCGATGAGTTCAGACAAGAAGTAAACATGTATGTGTTCTGGAAACCTGGGATGGATGTGTTCGTTTCTCATGTTCGTAGACGACAGCTTCCaccttttgttttcccaaaTGGATATCGAAGGCCTCGGCAGTCCAGGCACCAAAATCAACAGGGTGGAAAATCTGGTGAAGATGGCACCGTTTCTCATACCGGCTCTGTGGTAGAGAGGAATGCTAAGAGAAAGAATGATAATGAAATGATGGATACGAGGCCAGAGAAACCTGAGAAGCGTGCATCGCTTAGTCCACAGAGTCTAGACATAGTCTCACCTGAAAGTAGTGCTATCACTACTGGTTGTACTCCTCCTATTTGCAACCTTAGAAGGCCCCCTGGTGAGGAAATAGAGGCTGAAAATTTGAACACTGAGAGTACTGAACTAACTAACTTTGCCCGAAATGAGTGCATCTCTGGCAGCGGGCAAGTTTTGGAACTACATAGTGCGGCTCTAGTTCAAGAATGCTCTGATCCAGCTGAGCCTTTGGGAAAGTGCGTGACACCTGACTCTAGTGATATGGTAGCACTTGGAAGCGTACAGGAAGAAAATTTAGATAGTGAGTTGAAGTCTGTATCAATCAGTGGTACCAACTCTCAACTTCTTCCAAGTCTTCTTGATAGGAAGAGAGGTGTAGCCGATGAAGTTGAGAGAGAATCAAAGATATTTAGTGGGACGAGTACAACTGGACAAATTGCTGATAGTGTTCAGCAGAGCAGATCCTGCGGGCAGAACCATGATTATGAg GGTTTCGGGTTTCCTGCTGCGAATTCAGATCCTTTTGTTGGAAAGGATAGTCTGTACCCTCAAAGTGGCATGTCAGAAGACCTTCAG GTCCTGCACTGCAAAGCAACTCCG TCAAACTCTTTGGTCAGCGGGATGGAGAAGCCAGAAGACAGAGCTAGGTCAGAATCTCTGCAGAAGTCACAGATAAG GTTAAGCTTAAAGTCCACTGTGTGA